In Acetonema longum DSM 6540, the genomic window GGCGCCAATCTTTCACTGCCATTGGCTCGCTGCAGCCTTCCTATCATGTGTACTCTTCCCGGTCATTGAAATTGGGTGATATAAGATTGATACGAGTATAGCAAAGAGACAAAATCATTGTCAACCCTTTTCACTGATTTTAACCTTTTCTTTTTTCGATTCTCAACTTTTGATCCTTGATTTCTTCACTGCCTGCTACCCAAAATCCGAAATAAGCCATGGAACATTTGGATAAAATAAAGAGCGGAGGTGTTTAACATGGACGGAGTCATCTGTTCAAGCTGTCATTCTTATCTGGACCTGGCCAATGCGGTTTGCCCGGGCTGCGGTACACAAATGATCTATGAAGGTGACGCAAAAAATGTCATCGACCGCCTGCAGCCAGACTGTCTGATCCATCGTTATGACGGGTCGGACATGCTGGAGCCGGCAGTCATTTTAAAAAAAGGCAGGACCAATTACAAAGTGGCCACCCGTTTGGCGGAGTATGCCAAACCGGTTATCGTGCCTGAACATAAGGTCTATCAGTTCAACCAGAACATTCTCAGCGCAGTGCAGGGCCTGCGCAATGAACGGACCGCCGCCATGGCCCGGTACGAGCAGCAGATCCAGTCTCACTGGAAGTATCTGAAACAATATACCCCCGCCCATAAGACGCACCCTACCTGACTTCATAGTACTGCAGCAATTCGCTGACCGTCACCAATTCATAGTCTGCCGCCCGCAGCTTGTCAATGATGCGGTGCAGTGCTTTGGCAGTGGCAATCGGATATTGTCCGTCATGAAACAGCACAATGCTGCCCGGTCTGATTCGCCACAGGACGCCGTTGGCAATCCGGTCGGCGCTCAAACCGCGCCAATCACCGGAGTCAATGGACCAGAGAACAGTAGTCATTCCCCGCAGACCGGCTGCCAAAACGATTTGATCGTTATAACCACCGCCGGGAGGGCGAAACACCGCCGGCGCGTGAGTGACCTGCCGGATAATCCCGATGGATTTATCCAGTTCCAGCGAGTATGCTTCAACAGCCATAGTATTCAGGAATTTATGGCTGTATGCGTGACTGCCGATTTCATGGCCGTCAGCTGCTGTCTGTCTTAAAATCGCCAAGCGGGTTTCCGCATTTGTCCCCAGCACAAAAAAGGTACCGCGGACCTTTTTTTCCCGCAATACCGACAATATCTCAGGTGTAGTGCGCGGTTCCGGCCCGTCGTCAAAGGTCAGGGCCACCAGCCGTCGGCTTGTCGGTATCTGACGAACCACCAGGGGATCATCCGCCAAGCTGTAATACAGGCGCAGCGCAACAGTCACCAGAAAAATTGTGGTAATCAGAAAGGTTTTGCGGCCATAGCACACTGTTATCCTCCAGTTTCTCTTCTTTCGTTTCCTGTCATTCTGCCGTGTCCGGTCAGTTCACCATATGCAAAAGCATCCCGGCTTAGACCCGATTCTCCGGTAATCGCATCAGACAGTCTATAGTAAAGCAGGAGGAATACTATGAAGATCCGCAGACAGAGTCTGATTTTATCCGTGTTGTCCCTTTATTGTCTCTGGCTGATACCACCGGCAGCCGCACAATCCTCTCCCCCGCCCGGACCGGTGATCGCAGCTGATGCCGCCGTCCTGATGGATGCGAAAACCGGGGAGGTGCTGTGGGGAAAAAAAGCTCATGAACGGCGGGCCCCTGCCAGTACCACCAAAATTCTCACAGCCATTGTGGCCTTAGAACGGGGTCAGCTGGACGCCGATGTCCTGGTCAGCCCCAAAGCCGCACACACACCCGGTTCTTCCATGAAGGTCTATTCCGGACAATCTTTGTCCCTGCGGGAAATGCTTACCGGTCTCTTGCTGAGCTCCGGCAATGACGCGGCCGTTGCCATCGCCGAGCATATCGCCGGATCGGTGGAGGAATTCGCCCCGCTTTTAAACAGCAAGGCGGCTGAACTGGGCGCCAAAAATACTCATTTCATCAATCCCCATGGTCTGACCGTACCCGGCCATTATTCTTCAGCCTATGATCTGGCCCTGCTCACCCGCTATGCCCTGGCTAATCCGATCTTCGCCGAAATCGTCCGCACCAAGGAAGAATCCGTGGACTGGCAAGATATCAAAGGCAAGGAACAGGCGAAAACTCTGCGCAATACCAACCGGCTGCTGTGGCTGTTTCCCGATGCCGACGGCGTCAAAACCGGCACAACCGGCCCGGCCGGCAAATGTCTGGTTTCCAGCGCCAGCCGGGGCAATCAGAAGCTCATTGCGGTTGTCCTCCATGATAATAATCGCTGGACCGATTCCATCAAAATCTTAGAATACGGCTTTCGCCATTTCAATCTGGCCGAGTACGCGCCCAAGGGGCAGGTCATAGCCTCCCTGCCGGTGGAGAACGGCCTCTATCCCGCGGTCAACGCCATAGCTGCCGAAAACGCCGCCTTGGTGGTAAAGGCGGATGATCTGCCCAATATCAGAGTGACCGTCAACCTGCCGGAGAAAATAAAAGCCCCGGTATTTCCGGGGCAAAAGCTCGGGGAAATCGTATTTTATTCCGGGGACCAGGCACTAAAGCGGGTTGACGTCATCGCCGAAGCCGAAGTGACGGAACGTTCCTATCAACGCATGCTCTTGAACGCCCTGTTCCGCGTCTATCGCACGCTGTCCGGCTGGGGCCTATTTTAAACAGGCTCTATAACGGTTTTTTATAAAAGAAGGGTAAGTAATGCTGGAAGCCAATTTCCCGGAAATTCAGGATGGCTTCGGTACCGCCGACAAACAGTACACCGCCTGGCTTCAGCGAGGCAAAGAAGCGGCGATACAGGCCTTCTTTGGCTTCTTCGGTAAAGTAGATCACCACATTGCGGCAGAGAATAATATCAAAGCCGGTTTCAAATTTATCCAAAAGCAGGTTGTGCCGCTGAAAATCCACCCGAGATTTGATCTCATCACTCAGGGAGTACAGATCGTCGGTATGTTTAAAATATTTACTGAGGATGGCCGGTGCAACATTTTTCATATCGTTGGACCCGTATACGCCGGCTTTGGCCTTGTTCAGCATTTCGATATCCAGATCAGTGGCCAAGATCCGGTGACGGGTTTGAGGGGTAAGCCCGGCCAAAATCATGGCCAGCGAATAGGGTTCGGCGCCGGTGGAGCAGCCGGCGCTCCATACATTCAGCTTGGAGCTTCTTTGCAATAGGTCCGGCAGTACCTTGGCTTCCAGTTCCACAAATTTTTCCGGTGTGCGGAAAAATTCGGTCACATTAATCGTCAGATAGTCGATGAAATCCTTGTACATCTTGGAGTCCTTCTCCAGCATCTGAAAGAAGCTGCTATAACTGGATGCGCCGTGCCGGATCATCAGGTTATTGATCCGTCGCTGCATTTGAGCCGCCTTATAGTCGTTTAAATTAATATTTGACTTGGCAAATAGCTTCTGTTTAAACAATTCCCATTCTTTTTCATCGCTCACAGCCATTCTCCCCCATTCAATGTTCCTGTAAAATTTCCACTATAATTGTAGATGATTCGACAGCTTGCATAATATTTCCTACTAAGGGGAAAGGTGATCCCGGACTATAAGCAAAAAAGCCGGCAGCCAGAAGCAAAAAGGCTGCTGCCTGACCGCCGGGCTTTTTACTTTCTTACAAGACTTGACTGAGGGGGGTATACGTCAGATTAAGGGCTTTGGCCACTGCTTCATAGGTCACTTTGCCGTTAATCACATTGACGCCGGGGATCAGGCCGGGATCATCCAGCACGGCTTGCTTATAGCCTCTATTGGCGATTTGCAGGGCATAAGGCATGGTGGCATTGGTCAGAGCCAGGGTGGAGGTGCGAGGCACGGCTCCCGGCATATTGGCCACCGCATAATGGACCACGCCATGTTTTACATAGGTCGGATCGCTATGAGTGGTCACCCGGTCAATGGTTTCCACTGATCCACCCTGATCAATCGCTACATCCACAATCACCGAACCCGCTTCCATGGTCTTGACCATGGCCTCAGTTACCAGTTTGGGCGCCCTTGCTCCTGGCAACAGTACCGCGCCGATCAGAAGGTCGGCCTTTTTCACCCATTCGGCGATGTTGTAACTGTTGGACATAACCGTAACCACCCGTCCGGCGAAAAGATCATCCAGGTAGCGCAGCCGTTCTTCCGAGCGGTCGATGACGGCTACCTGAGCCCCCATGCCCACCGCCATTTTAGCGGCGTTGGCGCCGACGATGCCGCCGCCGACGATAACCACCTGAGCCGCCGGCACGCCGGGTACACCCCCCAGCAGAATCCCTTTGCCGCCCTTCGGTTTTTCCAGAAACTGCGCGCCAACCTGAACCGACATGCGTCCGGCTACCTCGCTCATGGGCAGCAATAAGGGCAGGGAGTGGTTGGGTCCGACAATGGTCTCATAAGCAATGCCAATGACTTTCTTATCCAGAAGAGCCCTGGTGAGTTCCGGTTCGGGCGCCAGATGGAGGTAGGTGAACAGAATCTGTCCCGTATGAAACAAATCATATTCAGCTGCAAGGGGTTCTTTCACTTTCATAATCATTTCCGCCCGATCAAACAGAACCCGTTTGTCCGCCAAAAGCTCAGCGCCGGCTTTCTGGTACTGATCATCACTGAAGCCACTGCCTGTCCCGGCAGTCTTTTCCACTAGAACAGTGTGTCCGGCGTTTTTTAAGGTCTCCACACCAGCAGGAGTCAGGGCAACACGATTTTCGTTGTTTTTAATTTCTTTGGCAACTCCGATGATCATAGGAATCCCTCCTGATTTTTTCCTGAATCTTTTCGTATCATTCAGATTGCAAGTTATGTGCCAAAGTATAGAACAACAAAACAGAGGGCATCATGGTTAGTGATTCCCCCTGTTTGGAAACTTTTTGTTCCGATTTTGGAAAGTTTTGTTTCCGACCGTAAACTTTTTATTCCAAATTATCGCCGGTCTTTATCCCGCATTTTCCCCAAACAAACTTTTTGGCTTGTTCATACTCGACAATGAGACGGTCCAAATCAGAGCTAAGCTGAATCACTTCCCGGTCGCTCAAGTCATGTTGTTTGTCCGCTACCAACTGACTGAGAGACCGCCGAACCTCTTCAATCTTTCGCCGCTTTTCCTCCAATCCGGACATTGCGTCGCCTCACTCTCGTTTATGCTACGCTGGATCAGCCCCTATATCTCTCAACTTCCTTACATACAAAACATTTTATTCCTGAACATCCTGCTTTTGTTCTATTTCGGTATTTATTCTCAACTTCCTGCCATGCCGCACTGCAGCCTGTAACTATTTAACATCAATGTCCAAGGATAATTCCTTTGGTTTAGGCTGATAATAAGATTACAAAGGAAAGGAGGTGGACAAATTGGCAAGAAGCAGAAAACCTGTTAATCCGGCTGCCGAAAACGCTCTGGACCGTATGAAGATGGAAGTCGCTACTGAACTCGGTATTAGCAATCAGGTGAGCAATCAAGGCTGGTCGACGATGACCTCCGCTGACTGCGGACGTGTAGGCGGACACATGGTCCGTCGGATGATCGAACAATATGAATCCGGTACTGCCGGCACAACCGGCACGACGAATACCACCAGTGCCTCCACTATGACCTCCAAATATGATATCAAATAATAAACCTTACAATCATTACCCTAATTAGTCTAATGACACAAGACAGGGCGGCTATGCCGCCCTTTTTCCAATGTCTATAAAAATCGACCTATGTACGGACCCGGATCAAGAGCCATCACCATCCCGGGGTTCGAATGTTACAGTAATCTCCGTATTCGGTTCCACCACTGCAAAAGGCGGCAAGCTCTGGTGAACAGCCACTCCTGAGCCGATCGGAACAAAGGACAATCCGGCCTTATTGCTGGTTTCACCGGCCTGGCGAATGGATTGCCCCAGAAGATCGGGTACGATTATCCTGCCGACAGGGACCATCGTTTGGTCAGAAGCAATAGCCCGGGTGCCGGATTGAGACGGCAATATCGGATGTTTGCCGGTTTCACGGGCTTGCTGCTTCATATTCAGATACCACATGACCTGGGTCATGATCTCGCTGAACACCGGGGCAGCTACTTCACCGCCGTAATAGGCGCCTACCGGATCATCGATGACCACCAGAGCCACCACTTGAGGGTCCTCCGCCGGTCCATAGCCGGCGAAGGAGGCGATATACCGGCCTTCCGCATAGCCAACGCCGCCTTGTTTCAGCTTTTCAGCCGTACCGGTCTTACCGACGAACCGGTATCCCTTGACTGCTGCCTTCGCGCCGCCGCCTTCCGCCACGACCTTTTCCAAAAGATTGGTCAGAGTCCTGGCCGTGGCCGGACTGATGACCTGCCGCACCGGTTTGACCGGAGTCTCAGTGACCAATGTTCCGTCAGCATTGCGGATTTCTTTGACGATAAAAGGTTTCACCAGGACTCCTTCATTGGCCACTGCCGCCAGAGCTGTTAACAGCTGCAGCGGCGTTACGGCAATTCCCTGACCGATAGACGTACTGGCCAGGTCGGATGGAGTCATCCTTTTGGGGTCAAACAGCAGGCCGTATTCCTCTCCCGGCAGGCTAATGTCAGTGGCCTGGCCAAAACCAAAGTTCCTGGTATATCTCATCAGCCGCTCCTCGCCCAGTCGCTGGCCGATCTGGATGAAACCGGTATTAATCGAATACTTGGTGATATCGGCAAATGTGACCCGTCCGTGGCCTTTGCTATCCCAGTTATGAACTGTGACGCCGCCGGCGGTAATTTCGCCTGCATCCTCAAAAGTTTCAGACGGCGTTACCAAACCCTCCTGCAGAGCGGCGGCGGCAATAATGGTTTTAAAGGTGGAGCCGGGTTCGTAGACAAAGGACAAAGAGCGGTTCTTCCACTCTTGAGGACTGTAACGGTAAAAGAAGTTAGGATCATAATGGGGCCGGTTGGCCATGGCCAAAATAGCGCCGGTGCGCGGATTCATCAGGATCACCGAAGCGCCTTGCGGTTTGCTTTGAGCCACGACCTTGTCCAGGGTTTTTTCCACGATATGCTGAATCGTGATATCAATCGTCAACACCAAACTTTTCTCCCGGCGCGGCTGAGACTGGAAGACTGACTGCAAAATTGGAACGCCCTGATTGTCGGTCTCCAGAACATGCCGGCTGATTTCGCCGTGCATGAATTTGTCGTAGACCATCTCCACGCCATCCAGTCCGATATCATCCGTGCCAACAAACCCCAGTACCTGACTGGCAAAGGGTCCGTTGGGATAATAACGTTTACTTTCTTCCAGAAAATGCAGTCCATGAATCTTTTTCGTTTTGATCAAATCCCGGACTTTTTGGGTGACTTCCGGTTCCAGGGTCCGTCTCAGCCAGACAAAGCGGCCTTTGATGGACAGCCGTTCCCGAATCTCATCCACATCCACATCAATGATCGCCGCCAAAAGCCGGGCGGCTTCATCCGGAGGAAGGCTCAGTTCCTGGGGATCGGCGTACAGTGACTGCCGCATGCTGCTAATCGCCAGTTCCCGTCCATTGATGTCATAGATTGTACCCCGTGGCGACTGCAGGATGCGGGTATCCCGCAGCTGAGATTTCATTCGGTCGGCTAACCGGCGCCCTTCCACAAACTGCAGCCAGCCGATCCGCGCCACCAGAATCAGGATGGCCAGCATAATGAGCGTCAATAATACGGCAACACGGCGCGAAGCCGGTTTTACCATGCTTGGCATAGTCTTCATCCCTCTCCTTCCTTTGAATCGACAGACTCAGAATCACAGAGCCCCAGCTCTTTTTCCAGCCAGGCCCGCGTCTCTGGGTGCAAGCGCATTTTGCCCTTATTTTCCCGATACCAGGGAAGCATGGCTTGTCTGCCCGGCATCCTTGCCACCGCCCGCCAGTCGGCCAGCATTTCCCGTCGATAGGGATCAGTCATGGGCAATACTTTGACCGTCCTTGCATCCAAGTGGACGACCCACCATTGCCAGTGATGCCGGTTATGATGATAATGATGCAGCCAGCCGGCCGCCAGGGCATTATCCACATTCTCCGGTTGGTACCAGCCGGCCTCATCCAGATAAGAGGGGAGGCTTTTACCGAGAGCAGCCGCTCGGGGACCCCATTCCGCCGGAGTAAATTTAGATAAATCATGCAGGATCCCCCTCCAGGGAATCCCCAATTTGCAAGCTTCTACGAATACCAGCCATTTATGGTGGATCACGTAGCGGAGGTAGTTTATATTTTGAAGAATATAGTTTCGATACTCTTTGTTA contains:
- a CDS encoding aspartyl-phosphate phosphatase Spo0E family protein, which codes for MSGLEEKRRKIEEVRRSLSQLVADKQHDLSDREVIQLSSDLDRLIVEYEQAKKFVWGKCGIKTGDNLE
- a CDS encoding polysaccharide deacetylase family protein; protein product: MCYGRKTFLITTIFLVTVALRLYYSLADDPLVVRQIPTSRRLVALTFDDGPEPRTTPEILSVLREKKVRGTFFVLGTNAETRLAILRQTAADGHEIGSHAYSHKFLNTMAVEAYSLELDKSIGIIRQVTHAPAVFRPPGGGYNDQIVLAAGLRGMTTVLWSIDSGDWRGLSADRIANGVLWRIRPGSIVLFHDGQYPIATAKALHRIIDKLRAADYELVTVSELLQYYEVR
- the ald gene encoding alanine dehydrogenase: MIIGVAKEIKNNENRVALTPAGVETLKNAGHTVLVEKTAGTGSGFSDDQYQKAGAELLADKRVLFDRAEMIMKVKEPLAAEYDLFHTGQILFTYLHLAPEPELTRALLDKKVIGIAYETIVGPNHSLPLLLPMSEVAGRMSVQVGAQFLEKPKGGKGILLGGVPGVPAAQVVIVGGGIVGANAAKMAVGMGAQVAVIDRSEERLRYLDDLFAGRVVTVMSNSYNIAEWVKKADLLIGAVLLPGARAPKLVTEAMVKTMEAGSVIVDVAIDQGGSVETIDRVTTHSDPTYVKHGVVHYAVANMPGAVPRTSTLALTNATMPYALQIANRGYKQAVLDDPGLIPGVNVINGKVTYEAVAKALNLTYTPLSQVL
- a CDS encoding DUF5662 family protein; its protein translation is MQYNKEYRNYILQNINYLRYVIHHKWLVFVEACKLGIPWRGILHDLSKFTPAEWGPRAAALGKSLPSYLDEAGWYQPENVDNALAAGWLHHYHHNRHHWQWWVVHLDARTVKVLPMTDPYRREMLADWRAVARMPGRQAMLPWYRENKGKMRLHPETRAWLEKELGLCDSESVDSKEGEG
- a CDS encoding small, acid-soluble spore protein, alpha/beta type gives rise to the protein MDKLARSRKPVNPAAENALDRMKMEVATELGISNQVSNQGWSTMTSADCGRVGGHMVRRMIEQYESGTAGTTGTTNTTSASTMTSKYDIK
- a CDS encoding penicillin-binding protein, producing MKTMPSMVKPASRRVAVLLTLIMLAILILVARIGWLQFVEGRRLADRMKSQLRDTRILQSPRGTIYDINGRELAISSMRQSLYADPQELSLPPDEAARLLAAIIDVDVDEIRERLSIKGRFVWLRRTLEPEVTQKVRDLIKTKKIHGLHFLEESKRYYPNGPFASQVLGFVGTDDIGLDGVEMVYDKFMHGEISRHVLETDNQGVPILQSVFQSQPRREKSLVLTIDITIQHIVEKTLDKVVAQSKPQGASVILMNPRTGAILAMANRPHYDPNFFYRYSPQEWKNRSLSFVYEPGSTFKTIIAAAALQEGLVTPSETFEDAGEITAGGVTVHNWDSKGHGRVTFADITKYSINTGFIQIGQRLGEERLMRYTRNFGFGQATDISLPGEEYGLLFDPKRMTPSDLASTSIGQGIAVTPLQLLTALAAVANEGVLVKPFIVKEIRNADGTLVTETPVKPVRQVISPATARTLTNLLEKVVAEGGGAKAAVKGYRFVGKTGTAEKLKQGGVGYAEGRYIASFAGYGPAEDPQVVALVVIDDPVGAYYGGEVAAPVFSEIMTQVMWYLNMKQQARETGKHPILPSQSGTRAIASDQTMVPVGRIIVPDLLGQSIRQAGETSNKAGLSFVPIGSGVAVHQSLPPFAVVEPNTEITVTFEPRDGDGS
- a CDS encoding D-alanyl-D-alanine carboxypeptidase family protein, with the protein product MKIRRQSLILSVLSLYCLWLIPPAAAQSSPPPGPVIAADAAVLMDAKTGEVLWGKKAHERRAPASTTKILTAIVALERGQLDADVLVSPKAAHTPGSSMKVYSGQSLSLREMLTGLLLSSGNDAAVAIAEHIAGSVEEFAPLLNSKAAELGAKNTHFINPHGLTVPGHYSSAYDLALLTRYALANPIFAEIVRTKEESVDWQDIKGKEQAKTLRNTNRLLWLFPDADGVKTGTTGPAGKCLVSSASRGNQKLIAVVLHDNNRWTDSIKILEYGFRHFNLAEYAPKGQVIASLPVENGLYPAVNAIAAENAALVVKADDLPNIRVTVNLPEKIKAPVFPGQKLGEIVFYSGDQALKRVDVIAEAEVTERSYQRMLLNALFRVYRTLSGWGLF
- a CDS encoding CheR family methyltransferase; protein product: MSDEKEWELFKQKLFAKSNINLNDYKAAQMQRRINNLMIRHGASSYSSFFQMLEKDSKMYKDFIDYLTINVTEFFRTPEKFVELEAKVLPDLLQRSSKLNVWSAGCSTGAEPYSLAMILAGLTPQTRHRILATDLDIEMLNKAKAGVYGSNDMKNVAPAILSKYFKHTDDLYSLSDEIKSRVDFQRHNLLLDKFETGFDIILCRNVVIYFTEEAKEGLYRRFFASLKPGGVLFVGGTEAILNFREIGFQHYLPFFYKKPL